The Diospyros lotus cultivar Yz01 chromosome 11, ASM1463336v1, whole genome shotgun sequence region accccccccccccccccccccctcgcgGCGCATATTAGGAAACCCCCCAAAACCCCAACACACATCAAAAGCAATATAAAAGTATTAAAAGATCATTTTATCCTCTcttgtaaaaatataatttatgtcttttcaagaattttagtgtgctaatattaattttaatgcaTTAGCATCATTATGTTAAAAACAAAGGccgagaaataaaaaaaagaagaaaaaaagtaaacCAAAGCGACGTCGTATGGAGGGAATCTCGGCACCGAAATCGCCGTAACTTTTCCGTCAATCACGCGTCGTGGATCCAGGGCCGTACAGGTCTCTGTACAAACGAATCCCAATCGTCCACGTTAGGGATCCGTAAATGCCGCTACCTAGTTGTCGTCTATCACGTGCAAGGACTGTCGGTGCTTTTTTATCTTCCTAATTTTACCCTCCTATTTGACTAATATTTACCCCTTCAACTGCTTGCAGCTGTTCGAGTTTGCGGACAAGTACAGGGGCAAATACGACAGCAGCATCAGTGTGGCCCAGAAGTACTACCAATCTGTCAGTGGATACGCTGTAAGTGATCACATCCACTCTTAACGGTCTTTTTGGTTTTTTGCCGTTTTAACggtaaaatattttgttttactgAGATCTTGTTGTAATGTGTGGAACAGGATGAGTTGCTATGGGCGGCTGCTTGGCTGTACAAGGCAACCAACAACCAGTACTACTTGAGCTACCTCGGCAACAACGGCGACGCCCTAGGCGGCACCGGCTGGTCAATGACTGAGTTTGGCTGGGACGTGAAATACGCCGGTGTGCAAACCCTTGTCGCCAAGGTAATCTGATTGTAACGCTATTATATCTTATGTTATATCTAAGAATTTAATGGGAAGGCCCGATCCGAGCTTATTAGGTGGGGCGGGAAAATGGGAAGCTTTAGCATTGTGAAAATGGAACTTGGTGACTGAAGCAGCTGAATTCTAACTTTCCCCCTCCATTTGAATGAGGTTATGGCCTTACAAGTCTTGAATTGTTTGTTGCATGTAGTTCCTAATGGGAGGGAGAGCCGGTAAATATGAATCAGTCTTCGGAAAGTACCAGCAGAAGGCAGAGTCTTTCATGTGTTCGTGCCTTGGGAAGGGCACTCGCAACGCGCAGAAGACTCCCGGAGGCCTTATTTTCCGGCAGAGATGGAACAACATGCAGTTTGTCACCAGTGCGTCCTTCCTCCTCACTGTCTACTCCGACTACCTGGCCTCAGCCCGGAAGAATCTTAACTGTGCTTCCGGCAGTGTCTCCCCATCCGAGCTTCTTTCCTTCGCGAAATCTCAGGTGAGATTTAATCAACTTTTAAACAAGAATATTTCTTGGATCTCATTGAATGGGGACTTGAATGAAATAGTTGTAATGTTCTGAAATGGTTAGGTGGATTACATTCTTGGAGACAACCCAAGAGCTACAAGTTACATGGTGGGATATGGAAGCAACTATCCCCAGCAGGTTCATCACAGAGGTTCCTCAATTGTGTCGATCAAGGTTAACCCGTCATTTGTCACTTGCCGGGGAGGCTATGCCACTTGGTTTAGCAGGAAGTCAAGCGACCCCAATGTCCTTACCGGCGCCGTTGTTGGCGGACCTGATGCTTACGACAACTTTGCTGATCAAAGAGACAACTACGAACAAACAGAGCCGGCTACATACAACAATGCCCCTCTTCTTGGCGTATTGGCACGACTACATGCCGGGCCTAGTGGCTATAACCAGCTCCTTCCCGGTATGTTTTTTCCCATTCCGTGAGCCATGTGTTGATTTCTGTTTCCATCTTTTTGGACTCAATTCTTTTGTTACTCATGATGTTCTATGAATTTGATCTGCAGTGGCTGTTCCAGTGCCAAGAACCCAACCAAAACCAGCCCCAACAACCAAAACAACACCAACTAAAGGTATTTTTCTTCACCATCCTGATTGATTCAATGAATTTCACTATATTAAGCAAAGAATTCGACAATCCTCTTGGACTTTGTCCACCATCTAAAGAAGTGTTTGTTTCACAGGTTTGGCTTCTGCTCCCATTGCCGTTGAACAGAAGATGACAACCTCATGGAATGACAATGGCAAAACTTACTACAGATATTCTACAAAATTAACCAATAAATCTGACAAGACAGTGAAGGATCTCAAGGTTTTGATATCCAATTTGTATGGTCCTCTCTGGGGCCTCACAAAGTATGAGGACTCTTATGTTTTCCCAGCATGGCTCCAATCTTTGCCAGCAGGCAAAAGCTTCGAGTTTGTGTATATCCATTCAGCCCCGCAAGCAGATGTCTCGGTTGCAAGCTACAATTTGGTATGAGAAAAGAGGAAATTCACACGGGTTTTCTGGTTTCTAATGTAAGGCTGTGCAGATATACAAGAAGAAAGCagtccagaaaaaaaaaaaaaaaaggaaaagaaaaggtctctttttctttcagttGTGATTTTCAATTACTTGTTGAATTGGAATGAGTAGGTTTTAGACGGATTTAGGTCAAATAAGGTTGAAGACTGGAGGAAGAAAGGAGCGAAGAGACGATTAAAACATGTGTGCTCATCCTCTTTCTGCTCCACTTCACTGGTGATAGATAGATTTGGGAGAGAAACAGTGAATGAAAGATTAAGTGTTTAGAAGTGAAGCAAATTCATTCTTGACCAAATTCAAAGAGTCTTCTCTTTCTTAGTGGTTGAAAAACAGCTTTGAGTGTTTTCCCCTTCTTTCTTGCTCTCTTTTTTGTGTTGTGATCCTGTAAGCTTTGTAACATTTCATCACTCCAATATAAATACAGTTTGTTCAATGCCCACAGATGCCTCCTTGTTTTCCCCATTCGGTTGATCAATTATTGCTTCTTTTCTCCTAACTTGTTTTGGGTTATTGATGGCAAACACTGAAAACGTTCAGTTTCCATCATGTTAAGAGGAGAGGATGGAAAGATCAGAAAACTTCTTGTTTACTCTATTCTTAGAATTGAATCAAATACAATTCCcacagaaaaagagaagaaagaacacaAGGATTAACATTGTTAGGTAGTCTAGAATTTTTAACATGGCTTGATCTCTAAATAAACTGTTTGATTTAGTGGGGGCTTTAACAAAATTGCTTAAAGGATAAAATTGCTTAAAGAGGAATTCTATGGAACACGTGATATGCAGAAAAATTGGGCTGCTGAAACTCTAATTCTTTATTTGATGAAGCAATCTTTATATAGGCATGATCATGAACAGAAACAAActtggagaaaaataaggatCCAATACCCACTAATCATATCCTATCAGACTTCCTAAATATCAGCAACAATTCGACTTTGACTAGAACAATTCAGCAGTAAATAGAAAGGAACAACAATGGAAAAATAATCTGAAAGTATATCTACATTCTCTTTAACATAAGCTTACATCCATATATAAAAGGGGGAATTTATTAATCACTGAAGTTACagtttttgaatgaaaaattgtGAATCCCCTCTTAAATCACATCACCTTAACAACCCAATTATTAGGAGTGAGCAAAACTTCAGTTTAACTCAAATAACCGAGTCAAACTGACCGAAATTATTAGTTCGGTTCGATTCAAGTTGAGTGTCTGTTCTGTCTGGTTTTCAAGTTTGGCAATTTCGATAATTTCGTTTCAGTTTTCgtattgaaaaaatcaaaataattgaaccgATCGAAATTGTCAAATGACGTCGTTTTTAATTCGAACTTCGACAGGACAAAAGAattgaagaacaaaaaaaatcgCGATTGACCCATAGAGATGACTTTGTAATTCttgtaatttcaatttttaattatttaaaataggattttcaattgttttagtGTGGATTtctgatgtatatatatataacgattAAATCAACAATGAGTGCATTCTGGTAAAGTGCCCCTCAAATTTCAGCATTCAATAATCTCCTCATCAATTATTTGCCTCCTAGTTTGTATTGCCGATGCCGCCATAATTGgcattatttcttatttggatTAGGCAACAGCAAAATAATAGTCAGTTtgaaagatttatttttaattgggaTTTAAGTATGTATATTTACTAGCTAGTATGGATATTTACTCTGCCTGACTTATAATGCCATTTCCTTTTTGAGATAGCCTCACACTTTACCCTAGATGGTGCACTCCTAGGTTATCCTTTCCAAAATGCAATGCCGATCTATGCCATATTGTTATAGTCAACCACTATAAAAGCTTTATACCATATTGAAATTTGTTAATGCACCATGTCTTTACTTGTGTAGGCATTCCAAATAGGAAATAACCAAGACaacagaaacaaaagaaagtaataatataaattgtattctaatgaaatataatttataagagATATCTTATCAGAATTCAATCAGTTATCAAAACATGGTTGTttgtgttatattttttttcacattttacaAGCACATTACATTGCACTCCAAGTTTCTCACGTAACCTTCTTGATTACCCGAGTAGAATTTTGATTACTCGATTAATGTTGCATGTTAATCGAGTATGATGTAATAATTACTCACATAGTTTCATGAATTAATTGACTAATATTGCTCGTTACTCGAGTAATAATAGTCCAAAAATCAAATTACTCTCTGTTTTCAAGATTAATCGACTACTTATTGCtcattagtcgagtaataattaaattactcGCATACAATCTCAAGGATAGTCGAGAAATAAATGGAGAATTTTTCAACCCTTTTTTGTTtcgaaaaaataattaactaattctttTTGTTAGTCAAGTAATATTTAGGATTTCTCACGTAACTTTATTGTTTACTCGAGTAATTGGAAAGATTTTTCAGCCCTTCCATCCTATTATACATTTCTTGATTGCAATCGAGTAAACTTTTTTCTTAATCGAATAATCTTTCCAATTACTTGAGGAAAACCAGTTACTCGAGTAAACAATAAAATTACGCAAGTAATCTAAGATATTACTTGACTAACAAAAAGGATTAGTCAATTATTTTTTCGAAATAAAAAATGGTTGAAAAACTCTTCATTTATTACTCGATTATCCTTAAGATTGTACACGAGTGATTCAAttattactcgactaatgagcgatattagttgattaattttcaaaatagagaGTGAGCTGATTTTCGAACTACTATTACTCGAGTAACGAGCAATATTAGTTGACTAATCCATAAAACTACATGAGTAATTACTACATCGTACTCGATTAACATGCAACATTAATCGAGTAATCAAAATTCTACTCGAGTAATCAAAACAGTTATGCAAGAAACTCGGGGTACAATGTAAAGTGCTTATAAAACGTTAAAGAAATACAACACAAACAActatattttgataactaattgAATTCTTCCTAAGAAGATATCCACAGACAAGATATCTCTTAGAAACTATATTTCATTAGGAGTAcaatttatgttattactttcttttgtttttgttgtctTGTATGGTTGTTTCCTATTTGGAATGCCTACCCAAGTAAAGACATGGTGCACTAACGAAATTCAATATGGTATAAATCTTTTATAGTGGTTGACTAACAATATGGCATAGATTGACACTGCATTTATGTTCAATACATGAGTGCACCATCTAGAGTAAAATGAGAGCCAATCTCAAAAGGGAAATTGCACTATAAGCCAGCTAGAGCTAGACTAAATATCCATACTTAAATCTCAATTAAAGATAAATCTTTCAAACTGACTGCTATTTTGCTATTACCTAATCCAagtaaaacaattgaaaatcctaacttgaataattaaaaattaaaactacaaGAATTACAAACTCACCTCATGGGTCGGGGTCAGTTGTGAGTCGCCAATCGAAACAAATAGGAAGGGGAAGGGTGGGTTTCTCGCAGTTTGATTCTTCTGTTTTtatattcttcttcaattcttctGTTCTGCTAAAGTTTGGGCCAAAAACGACGTTGTTTGGAAATTTCGGTCAgttcaattatttcaattttaacttaatcgaaccaaaccgaaataactaaaattgtcaaacttgaaaatcgaaccaaactgtCCCTTCgctcgaaccgaaccgaaccgaataggCAATTTTGgtcagtttggtttggttattttgaCTGAACCAAAGTTTTGCTCACCCCTAGGTTACAATCTCCATAAACTTACACTAAACACCTACGTTGAGAAACTTAGTCATAGGAAAGAAACCCTGCGAATTTTTCTATTCTTCGTAACTGAGATTGATTTTCCATTCTTCCCTAGATTTGGTTTTCCCAAAACACTAATTGCCACCTGATGTTGAATTTGATCAGTTGTCCAACACCCACTTAGAGAATGGTTAACTGAAAGCTACCAATCAATCTAATGAATCTTAAGTTTGAATCAATAATGGTTGGAAAAGAAAGTGTACCAACAAGAATGACCAGTTAATCACTACCAGCATGAGATAAAATTCCCTCTGTACATTAAAAATATCTACAAAGCTAAATAGAACAAAAAGGAAGTGATGCGGGAGGAGAAGATGTATGTACAAGAATCTGCAGCTTCTTCAGCTCAATCCATTTGACTCGACTAGTATGGCACTGATGTTGTCTTGGCTGCCTTTAGCCAAGCCACCTCAGCCAGCCAGCATTGCTGCTGTCTCTGCAGCATCAGTTCCTTCTAAGAATGTCTAACTATATAGGGGAGAGCAAAAGTTTAGTTTACCCGAATTAATCAAACCAAATTGACCGtcagttcggtttggtttttttcttgcatcggttcaatttggttaatttttctcaaaagtaccataatttttctcaaaagttcgGTTTCCGGTTTGGTTTTTTGGTTGGAATAACCGATCTAACCGAACTTTAAAACAATGTAGTGTTGATGTATATTAAACGACGTTGTTTTTTtcggttttgtgtgttttctatcAGTTACTTCAGTTTTTTTTGCGTTTCTTCGATTTAATCGGTTCAGTTTAGTTTATgtggtttgggtttgggtttggtttTTTCGATTAtcggttagttcgattttttagGTTAATCGGTCGGTTCAATTCGATTTTGCTCCCCGGCTCGGTTTCATCAATTAGTGGATTTCGGTCGATTCGGTAACCGAACCGACCATTTGCACACCCCTAACTGTGGAGGCTATTTCAACAACTCAAACTCATGACCTCCCAAGTCACGAAGGAGAAATCTTACTGTTGCTACTAGAAGTTGCCCGTGTATTATGGAAAGAAACTACAAATATCCAACTACCAACTTGgaccattttcttctttttccttattaGCTACAGATATCAACCCTATCAACCAACGTTAATTGAACCTATTCTTCTTTGGAGAACAAAAACGTGGAATCAACTTGCTCAAAATCCCAGAAGGCACCTAGACGAGTTCAAGAAACAGAATGGAACAAATTATCTGCCAAATGAGATTCAGGAGGATTGTAGTTAGAAGGAAATTAAACCCAAAGACAACCATTATAAATCACAAAAAACCACATTATATCCTTCACAAGTACAACCGAAACTAAGGAAAGAAAATTGCAATCCTAATGATATGGATGGGAAACTGATTGATTAGTGATTTGAATCTGGACCCAGAAAGGCGAAAGCACAAAAGATGTGTCTTCACTGCTACCAAAGCAACACAAAGAGCATGATCATGAACCTCAACACTTTGTTGTGGGGCGGGAAAATGAACCATGAACGCGTTTTCTTATGCTGGAAACAAAAAGCAGAAAACCTGCAATTATCATAATCTAAGAGCATCAGTTTCGGTTAATTGCCTAGTATAATTAACTTCATACGCTTTTTAAATGCATTTTAGGTTTATGTACATGCCTCCTTGAGAAGCAACATGAGGGAGCTGTTGTATAAGAGGCCATGAGTCCCATGACTTTGTCCATGGCTCCACTAGCTTGCTGCCGGTTAAGACCACCGGCAGAGTGGAGCCATGGCTGAGAAGCCACATCAACTTAAGTTCTTAAAAATATAGAACTCTCAGTGTTGTTACGAAAagaaaagacataaatttaaGTGATTATTATGatcatttcattttaaaatataaaatttcttagTGTTGTTATATTTGGAATTAAAAGCTAATGTTTCTCACAGTCAAAAACTACAGAagaagatttttattaattttggaaacttCAAAAATTATTACTGCCTATATAATGGCTCCctctttcaaaatttgaataaatgcAACGTATAGTTGTCATTGTCAAGCATCTTCCTGTTTCGCTTTTACCATCCCTCTAAAATTTTTCTCTATTGAAGGAAAGCAATT contains the following coding sequences:
- the LOC127813438 gene encoding endoglucanase 6; this encodes MAALFLVLGLLPLAMAGHDYGQALSKSILFYEAQRSGYLPSSQRVHWRSHSGLNDGKASGVDLVGGYYDAGDNVKFGLPMAFTITMMSWSIIEYGRQMTASGELSHAMDAVKWGTDYLIKAHPQPYVLYGEVGDGNTDHYCWQRPEDMTTPRRAYKIDPSNPGSDLAGETAAAMAAAAIVFRRFNPSYARQLLAHAQQLFEFADKYRGKYDSSISVAQKYYQSVSGYADELLWAAAWLYKATNNQYYLSYLGNNGDALGGTGWSMTEFGWDVKYAGVQTLVAKFLMGGRAGKYESVFGKYQQKAESFMCSCLGKGTRNAQKTPGGLIFRQRWNNMQFVTSASFLLTVYSDYLASARKNLNCASGSVSPSELLSFAKSQVDYILGDNPRATSYMVGYGSNYPQQVHHRGSSIVSIKVNPSFVTCRGGYATWFSRKSSDPNVLTGAVVGGPDAYDNFADQRDNYEQTEPATYNNAPLLGVLARLHAGPSGYNQLLPVAVPVPRTQPKPAPTTKTTPTKGLASAPIAVEQKMTTSWNDNGKTYYRYSTKLTNKSDKTVKDLKVLISNLYGPLWGLTKYEDSYVFPAWLQSLPAGKSFEFVYIHSAPQADVSVASYNLV